A genomic window from Salvia splendens isolate huo1 chromosome 11, SspV2, whole genome shotgun sequence includes:
- the LOC121756189 gene encoding transcription factor TCP2-like — MEVDDQIRCKFPRISGKLGHAQKMDDEEEDGDNNNNNNNNKRGAAAVDLGGGVGRFYGWPSSRIVRVSRASGGKDRHSKVLTSKGLRDRRVRLSVNTAIQFYDLQDRLGYDQPSKAVEWLLKAAASSIAELPPMNTPFPDTPKQLSDEKRSSTGGSDQLCFDSAEIDLDGGGGGGGDLNYSNQQQVTKSSACSSTSETSKGSGLSLSRSESRIKARERAKERVVEKEKESTTHHGAASLNTISHTTSFTELLSGGIGSVSNNASSPNSTAAAAQRHWSSTPMDYFTSGLLGPPSTTRPAQMHIPANNPYTSVASPLFSVSADHHNHQHFSFVPDHFVPAVNAAAGGNHHQNSGGGQQHNSSIEYNLNFTISSPANSSGLGGFNRGTLQSNSSSPSLLPHLQRYSSDGSAPSFFIGTAESHHQFLSAGYDPRGLQLCYGDAHGRHHAAQRGKGKN; from the coding sequence ATGGAGGTGGATGATCAGATTCGATGTAAGTTCCCCAGAATCAGCGGTAAATTAGGGCACGCTCAGAAGATGGACGATGAGGAGGAAGATGgggataataataataataataataataacaaaagaGGCGCTGCCGCCGTGGATCTCGGAGGTGGAGTTGGGAGATTCTACGGCTGGCCTTCGTCGCGGATTGTTAGGGTTTCGAGGGCTTCCGGAGGGAAGGATCGGCATAGCAAGGTGCTGACTTCGAAGGGGCTGAGGGATCGGAGGGTGAGGCTGTCGGTGAACACCGCCATCCAATTCTACGATTTGCAGGATCGGTTGGGGTATGATCAGCCGAGCAAGGCGGTGGAGTGGCTGCTCAAGGCGGCGGCGAGCTCGATTGCGGAGCTGCCGCCGATGAATACCCCGTTTCCTGACACCCCCAAGCAGCTGAGCGATGAGAAGAGGTCGAGCACCGGTGGAAGCGATCAGCTTTGCTTCGACTCAGCTGAGATCGATTTGGACGGCGGTGGCGGAGGAGGTGGCGATTTGAATTACTCAAATCAGCAGCAGGTGACGAAATCGTCGGCGTGTAGCAGCACCTCTGAAACGAGTAAAGGCTCGGggctttctctctctagatctGAGAGCCGAATCAAGGCGAGGGAGCGGGCCAAGGAGAGAgtggtggagaaggagaaggagtcGACGACACATCACGGCGCCGCGTCTCTCAACACTATCTCTCACACTACTTCCTTCACCGAGCTCTTGAGTGGCGGAATCGGTAGTGTCAGTAACAATGCCTCAAGCCCTAAttccaccgccgccgctgcacaAAGGCACTGGTCCTCCACTCCCATGGACTACTTCACCTCCGGCCTCCTAGGGCCGCCGTCCACCACCCGTCCGGCTCAAATGCATATTCCGGCGAACAACCCCTACACCTCTGTCGCTTCGCCGCTGTTCAGCGTCTCCGCCGACCACCATAACCACCAGCACTTCTCCTTCGTGCCAGACCACTTTGTCCCTGCCGTAAACGCCGCCGCGGGAGGAAACCACCACCAAAACAGCGGCGGCGGGCAGCAGCACAACAGCAGCATTGAGTACAATCTCAACTTCACGATATCCTCTCCCGCCAATTCATCTGGCCTTGGTGGCTTCAACAGGGGGACCCTTCAGTCCAATTCATCCTCGCCGTCACTACTGCCTCACCTCCAGAGGTACTCATCCGACGGATCCGCCCCGAGTTTCTTCATCGGCACGGCCGAGTCCCACCACCAGTTCCTCTCCGCCGGCTACGACCCCCGCGGCCTACAGCTCTGCTACGGCGACGCCCACGGCCGCCACCACGCCGCCCAGAGAGGGAAGGGCAAGAACTGA
- the LOC121755879 gene encoding F-box protein At5g46170-like: protein MASIGADLCRKIHPEPVDDFDRLPDSLILLIFNQIGDVKALGRCCVVSRRFHSLVPQVDNVVVRVDCVISDDDPSSSSSTSSSGSAAGDKSRHPISSLFRTFFSGLLKPLQSLSQLINPSARRLPEDFDCHGEQSIVTHHSPMQVLKNFNEIKVLRIELPTGELGIDEGVLLKWKAEFGSTLDSCVILGASSVVQSANSGCNTANGSDNGVENDNGSIPESFYTNGGLKLRVVWTISSLIAASARHYLLQPIIAEHKTLASLVLTDSDGQGVLSMNKEQLEELRVKPLSASSASKRTLVPALNMRLWYAPHLELSNGMVLKGATLVAIRPSEHPKKEVACSEANWVASAFEEPFGAAARMLVKRRTYCLEMNSF, encoded by the coding sequence ATGGCTTCGATTGGAGCAGATCTGTGCCGGAAAATCCACCCTGAGCCGGTTGACGACTTCGACCGGCTGCCGGACTCCCTCATCCTCCTgatcttcaatcaaatcggcgaCGTGAAAGCGTTGGGAAGATGCTGCGTCGTTTCGCGGCGGTTCCACTCGCTCGTTCCTCAAGTTGACAACGTCGTCGTCCGCGTCGACTGCGTAATCTCCGACGACGAtccgtcctcctcctcctctacCTCGTCGTCCGGTTCCGCCGCCGGAGACAAGTCGCGCCACCCGATCTCCTCTCTCTTCCGCACCTTCTTCTCCGGGCTGTTGAAACCCTTGCAGTCGCTGTCTCAGCTCATCAACCCCTCCGCACGCCGCCTCCCAGAGGATTTCGATTGCCATGGAGAGCAGAGCATCGTCACGCACCATTCGCCGATGCAGGTTTTGAAGAATTTCAACGAAATTAAGGTGCTGAGGATTGAGCTCCCCACGGGGGAATTGGGCATTGATGAGGGCGTTTTGCTGAAATGGAAGGCGGAATTCGGCTCCACGCTTGATAGCTGCGTGATTCTCGGAGCTTCCAGCGTCGTGCAGAGCGCAAACAGCGGCTGCAATACCGCAAATGGAAGTGATAATGGAGTGGAGAACGATAACGGTAGCATACCGGAATCATTCTACACCAACGGAGGCTTGAAGCTGCGCGTTGTGTGGACGATCAGCTCGTTGATCGCAGCCTCAGCCAGGCATTACCTTCTGCAGCCTATAATAGCGGAGCACAAGACGCTAGCGAGCTTGGTTTTGACGGATTCTGATGGGCAAGGGGTGTTGTCTATGAATAAGGAGCAGCTGGAGGAGCTGAGGGTGAAGCCTCTGTCTGCATCGTCTGCTTCGAAGAGGACTCTTGTCCCGGCTCTGAACATGCGGCTGTGGTATGCTCCTCATCTCGAGTTGTCTAACGGGATGGTGTTGAAAGGAGCGACATTGGTTGCGATCAGGCCGAGTGAGCATCCGAAGAAGGAGGTGGCGTGTTCGGAGGCGAATTGGGTTGCATCGGCGTTTGAGGAGCCATTTGGGGCTGCTGCGAGGATGTTGGTGAAGAGGAGGACCTACTGCCTCGAAATGAACTCTTTCTGA